The DNA region atgtggagggagggggggaactGGTTTGTCTCCAGGGATTTTTGtcttaaagaaaaagtaattATGTGTGAGctaggactttttctttttcttttgcagtggttgtttttgtttgtttttaatgggtCCATCTGTAAGCCTGTATGAGTAGGTGTCAGTTTGAATGTGTTTGAGTTTGTGTATGACATTCTGTATtgatgtatctgtatgtatgatTGTATTTGCCCATATGTTTTCATATTTTCACTGGCTCTGGCCTCCCAATAATCAATTGGGCATCACGCCCAGTTAACTTTACCTATGAACTTTCAGTCTTGCTTCCTAGCCATCCTTGGAGGCAGATATTCCCTCCCTCAGCCTAGACTTTGGACACAACTCTATCTGACCTTGCAAGTTCCTTCAAATCACTGCCACTGTCTCTAATTAGGGTTCTTGGGAACAGAAGCTTTTCTTTCCTTGCCCTTCGATCCCAGAAGCATGTGGGGTAACTGTACTCCTGGATCACCCTGGATCACAGACTGAGGTCTGTGACTCATCTGGGACCTATGCTATGGCTCAGTTTCCCATTTGTGAAATTGTGTGTCAGTTGCTGTGGGTGGTTGGGTGAGCCCTTTTCCTTAAAAGGCCCCAGggctcccctttccttttctaattaACAATTCAAAATCTGACTAAGATCAATGACCCCAATTCTAAGCAAAACTTCTCTAATCCTGTAAAGCAGGGGTTTTGTACTTTTTGTACATGTCACGGACCCCTTGGtggtctgatgaagcctatggacccttcttagaataatgtttttaagtaaaaaaaatacataggcttacaaaggaaaccaattatatcaaaatacagttatcaaagtacATATTCTTTAAAGTTAATTAACCTCAAGTTAAGAATACCTGCTTTGAAGTAGTCAGTCAGTGCCCAAGGAACAGGGTGGAAACTCACTGGAAAGACACCTAACTTTGGGGGCATACTTCTAGATTAGGATACTAGCCCCTGGATAGatctggggtgggtggggagcacATATGAATATGTACAATATGTACATATGGCTCAGTGTGCCTACATACAGTCACATAGAACATGCTTGGGAacttttgggggggcagggcaattggggttaagtgacttgcccaaggtcacatagctagtacatgtgtcaaatgtctgaggctgcatttgaactcaggtcctcctgattccagggccggtgctctactcactgcaccaccgagCTGTCCCGCTTGGGAACTTTTtacagatctatgatcttatccaCATGGGGACTTCCTCTCCCCATAGAAATCAGAACCCTTGCACACCTCCtcctgtgcaattcttgtccatgttttcaCACAAATCATCTGGAgcagtgttgtcaaactcaaatagaaacaggagtcactaatccatacataaggatccctacagactgcattttgacttagttttaaaatgtaatgttatctatgcttatgatatttttaatttattttgttaaatatttcccaattacagttatcccttctacatcacagGATTTAGGGGTGCAACACCCCCTCGATCtgaaaaatccatgtaaaattttttggccctccctttgtaccagagaagaagtctgaattactacagtattaaaagataaaatgttggTATTATAcaaaactatacatatatttcatacatttatgagtttctaaactttttctgtgttgtctgcagGCCTTTGTGTGTTTTCTGTGGCTTcctcaaaactcccccaaaattcccgtttaatttcttatgctgacctgtggTATATTGAAACCCCGATGGGGAAAGTCTCGATGTTGAAGGAATAACAgtacattttaatcaggttccAATGGCAATTCCTGCCAGGTGGTCAGGGGGTTTGGCACCTCTGGCCCAGAGGATGTATATACCCCACTCTTGGAGCCTTCTTGTTCTCTTAGCATCCTGGGCACAGAATGTACAGTATACACAAACACAGTCATACAGAACATGTAAGATGCAATGTATAAATCATAGAACCAAAGAATCTTACTCACagttggaaaggaactcagaggtcatctagtccaatgcttcCTTGAATAGGAATCTCTTTTACAACCTCTCTCATAAGTGTCCCTTTAACTTCTGTTCCAAGACCCCAGTGATCAGGAACTCTCTGCCTCTGGCTGaagcttatttaatttttttggtcaGTTCTAATCGTAACCAAGTCTTTACTTATATGAAGCAGAAATCTGCTTCTTGGCCTGGGTGCCTGTTCACCCTTGGGAGTGAGCCACCAAGAAGGGCTTCTGTGAGAGGAAGTGTAGTACCCTAAGTTTGGAAGTTTCAGCTTCTCTCTCAGCTAGGAAAGAGTGTGCCgcatttgaagtcaaaggacttgggttcaaatgccgactctgccacttaatacccaTGTGATAGTGAGCAGATCAGGTCATCTCTCAGAGTCTCAGTGTCTTGGACTGTAAAATGGACTAGCTAAGCTTTGAGCTATGATACTGTGAACTTTAGCAGCTGATCCTAGCTCTGCCCTATCATGCAGAACAGTCCagcaacagcatttattaagagcctactatgtgcccagcattgTGCTATGAGTGCTGGGGattacaaggaaaggcaaaaaaacagtccctgctctcatggagatCCTAGTCTGATGAGGGGAGAAACTAGGGACATAGAAAATATACacagaatggatggaaagccATCTCTGAAGGGAAGGCTCTGAGGGTGGAGGTAGGGATTGACTGGGAAAGGTctgctgcagaaggtgggatttaagccaTCTGAAGGTAGCTAGGAAAAGTAAGAGgcaaatttgaggagggagaacaaaGAGCCCGGGGGCACATGGCCATACAGAACATATACGGTCATACAGAACATACAATACACACAGCACGTGTGATCTACACATGCGGCACTGTTTAGAGCACATGACTGTTCAGATGGAAAACGTAGTATCCGagacttagagctggagggacccAGTCCAActcccgcattttacagatgagaaaactgagtctcggAGAACTTCTCTCCCTTCCGATCCTACACCACCCACCTTCTTGCCCTTCCTCACACACTACACGCTATTTCCCGACTCTGGAGCCTTTCCCCCCGAGGCTCTCACTCTTCCCCTCCGACTACTGGCTTTTCCTGTTGTCTtcaatcctgggttcaaatgccaccttctttaGGAGACTTTTTGTGGTCCCCCTATTCCACTCCGCTcttcacctcccccttctccctccccacagcGAGTGCCTTCCCTTTGGAGTTATTCCCATCCAGTCTCTgcatatcttgtatatacatagttgttAGCTAgcatggtgtttttttccccgTTAGAATACGAGCTGCCGGAGAGCGGGAACAGTGAGTggtttgcctgtctttgtattaGCGTAGCGctaaataaatccttgttgactgactggagaAAGATTTGCTTCTAAGAAAGAGGGAGCGAGGACCGGAGAAGAGGGGGACAGGGGAGGTGTGGAGAAGGGGGACTCAGTACTCAGCGGTTGCTGCTTCGGTCCCTATTCCTCCTCTCAGTAGCTAAGAAGAACAAGCTTCACCTCTCTCCAAAACCCCAAACGCCGGTTACCTAAAGCAAGGGCGAAAGAGGAGGGTAGAGCGAGGGAGACCGTGGAACAgaggtcttcctctcccagttcgGCTCCAGGCGAGGTGGGCCACATCCTAAAGCTGCTTGGGAAATTTTCTAGGGAAGAAAAATTGTCAGAAGGGTTGGGGGGTGTTGCGTGGCGTGTCGAATTCGTCCCTCCCCAGGAAGCCCATAACCGGCGCGCCCCTCTCCGCCTTTACGAGCCTGAGGCTCCGCTGGGCGGGCGGGGAGGCAGGCAGGCCAGCGGGCGGGCGGGCGGGGCGAGCTGGGGGGGCGGGCAGGGGCCGCGGAGGCCGAGCCTCCTTATAAAGCACGGTCCCGGCAGGGGCTCCGCAGCGCGGTAGCGGAGGGTGCGCTCTTGTCCTCTCCCGTCCTCTAGCCCTTCGCGCTCTTCGCTCTGACACCTGAGGCTCCGGCGTTCCCATACGGAGCTCCCACACGCGCTCTCACGAGTACTTGCCCCACGGCACTGCGTCCCCACTCCGAACCATGGGCCGTCAGAAGGAGCTAGTTACGCGCTGCGGGGAGCTGATGAGGGTCCGGTACGGGCTGCTGCGCCAGGCTCTCGCTGAATGCCTCGGGACGCTCATACTTGTGGTAAGGGAGAAAACGGGACTGAGCATACGCGGGACAGGAGGACTGGAGGAAGTGCGGGgctcggggtgggggagggagtttcTTTTGTAAGAAAATTCTTTACTTTAATTCCCCAAGTCCCCAAAGAGATCCCACCTCGTACCTTCGTTGACGTTTCCGTTCTTTCAAAGCTGTCTCTCTGTCCATCCGCCAACAACCGGACAACCCTGTCCTTTCCATTAGCAACAGCTCCATCAGGGGCCGGAATGACAGCGCCCACCCTTAGGGGAGGTGCTAAGGGCCCCGCTTGAATCCTTGGAGGACCCCCAAACCTTCCACCCGACACATCTCCTGAAATCCTGGTTCAAACCATCTTCAAGACGAGAAGGTCAAAGGGTCCGGCTTTTGCCAGGAAGGAATGGGGTTGAGACGGCTAGTTGGGGATTATTAAGACAACAACGTCTGGTCCCTAATGAATAATTAAACCTAGAAAAGTCCAAAAGTTACACCGAATAAAAGATATTGAGATTTGGGCTCAGTAGGCGGTTAGGATTACTTAAGGGATTCTTCTCAAGTATCTGGGGATGACTGTCTTGTTCGGTGGGAAGATGTTGTCCTGGGCTGGGTCCTTGTAGATAGGAGGGCGATGACCTTAAATTTGTCGGGCTGGGAAGAGGAGTGATTGAGGCCTCAGAGCACGCTAGGCTTGAATCCTATCTCTCTCActcatctctgtgaccttgggcaagtcacataacctccctACGCCTCAATTTCCCAAATGTTAAGTGAGGGAGGTGGGCTAAAGAGATTCTGTGGTCCCTGCCGCCTATACAGCTGTAATCCTGttttggagagaaaaatgaaattaccTTCACTTTGCTCGTGGTTGCTCTTGTAACTTCTATTGCCTTTACTTTCTTCCCCTGTTATTCCTCAGTGACTCTTGCTTATTTTTACCCTATTCCATGGTAGCCAGTTAGTTTCTACTGTGTTACTTTTGATTATAGTTGCTCTTAATTATACTTAAGTTACTCAtttacatttatcatttattCTTAGTTACTTTGtcgttgggttgtttttttttttttggtatacttCTGGTTATTCCTCTTTCCAGTTACGGCTCTTCACTCCCTTTAAGCTGAGCCAAGCGGTCTATGCAAATAGAAGCCAAAATAGAATAGAAGGGTTGGAACGTGGTGGTGGGATACGGAGGTCGGACTGAATATGGCTGGAGCAGGGCAGGGTTTAGGGACTAGATCAGGGTGAAGCTGAATTGGGGTGTGTGTGCCCCGCGTGTGTATGGAATGGGGAGTGTCTCCTTATCTATTGCCCTAGGTTCTCTGGCTGGTGGAGAAGCCCAGCGGTCAGAGTGCTGGAGGCAGTTAGGAAAGGGTATATAGATATGGGGCACCCTGGCCAATTAAAACGCAGAGCACTGAACTTTAGGACATAACCCTTGTTTTGAAAAGAGGGGGAGACAAGGAGAGAATGCATTTTGCCACTACCACCCTTGCCCCACTGGAGAGTGGCAAGGCTCTACCAGCCATCTGGAGACATCTGCATCCCTCACGTTTGCCATCAACTGGCAGAAGGGGAGGCCAGGACTGTAGGGTGGGATTTGGAGGACCGAGGTGTGTCTCTGTGTCATCTTTATTGTCAAGGCAATTATGTCAAGGCAAGACAGTTCTATTTTCTTGGCAAGAGAGGAGGGCAGGGCTTTAAGGTGGAGTTTTGGGACGGAACTAGGTCCcaatgtctctttctctccacccctctccccctcccatgcatatacatgcattgAGGCATTAGAGAAGGCAGGCTTGGGAGTGGAGCTCACTGGTCCTGAGAGTCCATTTCTAACAACTCCATAGGAtcattccccctgcccccacctcaaTGCCTTCAAAacaggcatttctttttttttttaattatttttagttttcaacatttacttttataaaattttgagttctaaattttcccttccctctcctacccCCTTCCCAAGGTGGCATGCTGTGGGCTATTCACGTACAATTGTGTTAAACATATCTGCACATTAGTCATGCAAAACAGGAATTTCTAAGATTTAAGTGGAAACTGGGTTCCTATTTTTGAAGGAAGCCCCATCCttctctctttgagcctcaggtgTTCTGCTCTTCCattgtgaaatgagaagaaactGTGCTGGGATCATTAAAGGTCCTTGGCATGGGAGAGTGCTCTGCCTGTCCCACCAAGGGATTTGAAGAATAATCTCAATGCATACTGGCGGAGGATTGGGGTGTGATGTTTGTGGAGGTGCCTTTCAAGTGTATTTGGGCATGTGGGTGTGGGTGTTGGTGTGCCAGTGAGAGCTGAATGAGCTTGATGAACCAGGTGGAGAGGAACTTTATTTTGGAAAGAGGGGACAGGGGATGACTCAAGAGCCCTGGGGATAGGATGATGGGACAGGGGTAACCCTGGGTGGGTTAGGGTAAAGGGTCATTGAGGTTTGAAAGTCTCTAATGGTTCATCTGGGTGGGGAAAATCTTGTGTCTAGAGAGACTTAGTGAGGTTAGATGTCCAGAAGAGAGAAAGCAATTCCTTTctcaaagaggggaaggaggagtgttgctGAGAAGTGGACAGACCCCCAACACCATCTGACTactaaagagaggaagaaggggacagtagagggagaaaggagaatagGCCAAGATGACCtccagggtgaggaagaggaaaattagCCAGGAGGAGACTCTTGGTGAACTGGCTCCTAGccatccccaccccattccctggCCTCTGGAACTAGGCCAGCTCCCCAAACAATTGGCAGAGTGGGGTGGAGGCTGGGTCCTAGGCTAGGCCAAAGCACAATGCCCCAGGGCTAGGCAATATTTTCCCCTGATGCTTCACCCCAActtttgttctttgctctttTTCTGTCAATTTCATACCTTTGGTCTTTACCTACTTACCTATTTTTATTCAGCTGGGGTGGAATTTCCTGATACTTTGGTGGCACCCCCCTTGTAGATAcagtctttctgtctgtctttggaTGTCTCTCCTATCTACCTCCTCTGCCTCCTTCGTTTCTTTCTAGGTTctgaaaatgtttgttgaattgagtgcACTGAAGATTCTCCATGtgtttttgtccttttctctgtctttcctgtcttcctttctctcccctctcctttacacccactactttaaaaaatatcactTGAAACCATATCTttaccttctttctccttctctccagaGAGGAATTAATTAAGGCTCTTCACACCTCAGTGGGGCAAGCATTCAAATCATGTAAACATTTATCCATTTTTCCACACACCACACCTCCTCCCCACTTACCCTCCTGGTGCTCAGCCTTGTGCTGTGTTcccagagtgggggagggggagaagagtggAGAGACAGAGATTAAACAATAAAATCCGGCTTAAATGCCAGCTCAAGATAGCAGTATAAGAAGTTGAAAGGCTGAAGAATTCAGTACCTAATGAGTGGCATTAAACCTAAGGCTTGTAGGAActcacagaaggaaaagaaattaaggaggactTGTCAGGGCATGgagtgtgggtgtgtgggtgtgtgggtgtctgtatctgtgtgtctgtgtctgtgtatatgtgtgtgtgtggggaggggattGTTGGGGATTTCACTTTAAGGATCTTGCCTTTTGCCTGCAACTGAGGTCTGGAGTTTGCATATTTGTCTCGgagagaatttttgtttttgtcctagTCCTGCGATTTAATCCATGTGGAAAACTGTAagaaaactccttccaccaatgcataCGCCCAGCTGTTCCAAAATGTACAGTCTTCTAGTGGATAAGACCTAGAAATCCTGACCCTAGACTAGCACACTGTCCTGGTCTTTCCCCAGTCTTCCTTCTTGTCTGTCTCATGAGAGGAAGCAATGTGTATGGGTGACTCCAATTTAGTCTTATCCCTTGGGCATCTTGATTCCATATTCATCCTTGGAGATGGAGGGCCAATGAGGAGAGGATGAAAGAGGAAAGACTCCAAATGAGATGTTTATAAGTAGATCATTTTGATCCCTTGAGACCAATTTTGGAGGTCACTGGATCTTATAGGAAAAGGgatgaatgggaaaaaagaaaggatggaggTTTTCAGAATCTTGAAGGGGATTTTCTGAGATCATTAGATATctatgggaggggggagggcctATCAGAGGACCGAAGGCTGAAAGATATAAGAACCTTGTATTAGAAGAACCCTGGCACAAAATAATTATAATCCCTCAAATTTGTATAAAACTTTCCAGTTTTCAGATCATTTTCCACAGACACCTATAATCCTATATATAATCTTGTAAGCTTGATAGGGAAGGATCTAGACCCCCAGTTTgttgataaggaaattgaaacttCAGAAGGTTAAAGGATGGCCCCAAGACCACACAGTGATCGAACCAGAACTATAAACACAGTCTCATGATTCCTAGTGCAGTGCTCTTTATACTGTCTTTAGCTCCTTATCAGATGACTTTTTTCAGCCTACGCTACTTATTATTTTGTAGGAGGAAAGTCTCCACCAGCAGCAGGAAGGAAATTGGCTAGATGGTAGCATGAGGCTTCATAATGGGGTGTGCATGTGAGCCATAAATGGCTTTCTCTTATGTAGGCATGGATGAGAAGCCCCCATGCCACGTCGATGATCCTCAATCTCACCTCATATTTCTCCAACACAGATGTTTGGCTGTGGCTCCGTTGCCCAGGTTGTGCTGAGCAGAGGGACTCATGGTAGCTTTCTTACCATCAACCTGGCTTTTGGCTTTGCAGTCACACTCGGTATCCTTATTGCTGGCCAAGTGTCTGGTATGTCCTCTCCCCCTTAACGTCCTCTTCCTTACTCGACATGTGGAATGCCTCCCTGAGATACTGGAAACACTTGGACCTGTGGGCCCTTTCCCCAGACTGAAGGGATTCTGTCTGGTATCTTAGAAACCTAAAAGTGAAACCTCCCACCCCATGTAGGAGATCTCTCCATAGTATCTTTGAAAAGTGGTCTTTCTGACACTACTTGAACATTTTCAGTGATGGAAAGCCCACTCTCCACAAGATATCTCACTTCGTTTATAGAAtatatttttccttatatcaagttgaagtctgcctctttgcaattttgATCAATTGGTTCTAGACTCTTAGGGGTAAGCTAACAATCAGGACCTTAACTGGGGATAAGATATTAAATACCTACCTCCTCTTCTTCTATTTTACCCCGCTATCTCCCCCATAGCTATGTCTGAATGGTTGTCTTCTCTCTGTCCAGGGGCCCATCTGAATCCAGCTGTGACCTTTGCTCTGTGCTTCCTGGCGAGGGAGCCCTGGATCAAGCTGCCTGTCTATGCACTGGCCCAGACATTGGGGGCCTTCCTAGGAGCTGGGATTATCTTTGGGCTGTACTATGGTGAGGATACACTAGGATTCTGAACTCTTTTCACCTCcatacctccccccacccttacttcttcacctgccccttctattcctctccttccttttccctccattCCCTCAACCCTCAGTCATTGAACTTATCCATAGTGGCCAAGTGCTGACAGAGGGGCTGCCCCACCCTGCAGCCACCTGAGTACATGACTCACTGGGGCCCCCGATGAGGGGAACAAAGGGAGGAGCAATGGAGGGGAGGGATAAACAAGTTGGGTAACACCAAGAGATTCGTTACTCAACACCAACCTCCCCCCCAACTCTGATGTAATAAGGTTcttattttttggttattttatgTCGCCTTTGTGGAGCAACATATAAATTCCTTATCTTCCTGAGTAGCCTACATTGGACTAGATTATGGAATGGGTGTGACAGCACATCCCAAGAAAGCATTCTCCTTAGTCCTTTTTTGAAAGGGAAGAGCCAATGATAATGGTCCCCCAGGGTTTGCAGGGCATATCTTTTCCGAAGAAGCCTATGCTGGGGAGTCGGGTATGAGATGAATAGGAGGGCAAATTCTATCTGGGAAATCTGACAGCTTTTCCCCACCTCTCACCCTTCCCATCTTTCTGGGACTCAGAATGTAGGATGGGCTCAGAGGAAAAAGGTGAAGGGCATAAtataggggaaagaacactgactctgaagtcagaggacctggatgcTAGGTAACCTcggacttcagtttcctcgtctgtaaaatgagaggaagggCTTGACTAGATTGctcctgagattccttccagctccagatctatgatctttgGAGTCCCCAGAAATTGTGTGTGTGGCTTCTCAGTGGGCTGAttgatgtgggggtggggaaaggggagataaCATTCTCACGCTTAACCTGCCCTTGGAGAACTCTTCCCCTGCCTCGACCTACATAAGGGGAGATGGCGGGGTTCCACTCCCATCCTTCACCTCTGCTTTGATCTTTCTTCAGATGCAATTTGGGCCTTTGCTGGTAATGAACTTTTTGTCTCTGGCCCCAATGGCACTGCTGGCATCTTTGCCACCTACCCTTCTGGCCACTTGGACATAGTCAATGGCTTCTTTGATCAGGTAAGATGCTTTGGGGTGAGACTGTCAGCCTCTCTGTGCATCCCCTCCAACCCTCTTGAAGGAGACAGGAGAAGCTTCTATCTCCATTGCAGCAAATTCATCTAGCTGGGGAAATAGGACTTAAATGAGAAAGGAGGAAGCAGGGTGGCACATGATGAAGGAGGAAGATCTTATAGCTCCGATTCCAAGTGCTGGGGGAGCTCAGAGTGAGCCAGTCAGGGATGCTTCCTTGGGGGTGGTGGACTTGAATTCAACTTCCAACGACAGGTAAGTTTTAGATAGGCAAAGAGGCAAGGGAACATCTGGGCAAGTGGAAAGGGACTTGTAGGCAGCTAGGGCAGTGAGATCAGGGGACTTAAAGCTTAGGGATACAGTGAATTTGCTATGGTCCCAAAACTTCCTCTTAATCTTGATTCTTCCATCCTAGTTCATTGGCACAGCATCACTCATCGTCTGTGTATTGGCTATTGTGGACCCTAACAACAACCCAGTTCCCCGAGGTCTTGAAGCCTTTACTGttggtattgtggtcctggtcaTTGGTACATCCATGGGCTTCAACTCTGGTTATGCTGTTAACCCAGCTCGAGATTTTGGTCCTCGCCTCTTCACTGCCATTGCTGGCTGGGGTTCTGAGGTCTTCTCGTAAGTAATAGATGCCCTGCTGCCTCCCTCTTTCAACTTCTTTGACTCCCACTTCCAGCTTCCACATTGGTTCCCTTCGTTGTATTCTCCCTGCTTTCCAATCTCTCTCAAAAGGGCCATCAGGGCAGCACTCAATGTCCTTCCAGCTATCCTGAAATATATACCTTATTATAGACTTGGTAAGGAGGGGTGGCTGGGCTATACCAGGGGACTCACACaggtctctctcccttttctttctctccagaaCGGGTCGGCACTGGTGGTGGGTCCCCATTGTCTCACCGCTTCTTGGTTCCATTTGTGGAGTTTTTGTCTATCAGCTCATGATCGGTTTTCACCTGGAGACTCCACCTCCTTCCACAGAGCAGGAGAATGTCAAGCTGGCTCATATGAAGCACAAAGAACAGATCTGAGTGGAGAGTTAcagctccctctccctccagGATCCCCACTCCTTCCCCTAGGAACTAACACTGATAGGACTGTGCCAGAGACATACCCCCAAAGCAGCCATAGCCTCCACCTCTCTGGTCCCCATCCCTCCCACTCCTCTGGCCCTGGGAGACCCTTTTCTGAGGGCTATGTTTAGCAATaatgctacaaaaaaaaaagccccctCAAACCTCTCTCCCTACCCTAGGGGTTAATGAATCCTTGGGAATCGTGGTCAGTATGGGTTTACAATGGATGTTGGATTTAAGCCATGCCCTGAGATTGCCAGACCTGAAATAAGATATTTGCCAGAACTAATAAATCACTTTGAGTTCTTGGGAAGGTTCctcagagggagaaggagaggggaagacaaTAGCTAGAAGCTCAGCAGATGTGTGAAATGGTCTAGATATGTGAGAGATACAAAGGTGTGAAGGTAGTTACAGATATATGAGAACATTTTAGCCTTGGGAAAGCctcagattcattcattcattaattcattcattgcaAATATGGGAGAAGCTCAAATGAAAGGGATTCCAAATGG from Trichosurus vulpecula isolate mTriVul1 chromosome 1, mTriVul1.pri, whole genome shotgun sequence includes:
- the AQP3 gene encoding aquaporin-3 translates to MGRQKELVTRCGELMRVRYGLLRQALAECLGTLILVMFGCGSVAQVVLSRGTHGSFLTINLAFGFAVTLGILIAGQVSGAHLNPAVTFALCFLAREPWIKLPVYALAQTLGAFLGAGIIFGLYYDAIWAFAGNELFVSGPNGTAGIFATYPSGHLDIVNGFFDQFIGTASLIVCVLAIVDPNNNPVPRGLEAFTVGIVVLVIGTSMGFNSGYAVNPARDFGPRLFTAIAGWGSEVFSTGRHWWWVPIVSPLLGSICGVFVYQLMIGFHLETPPPSTEQENVKLAHMKHKEQI